One part of the Helicobacter pylori genome encodes these proteins:
- the accB gene encoding acetyl-CoA carboxylase biotin carboxyl carrier protein — MNLSEIEELIKEFKASDLGHLKLKQEHFELVLDKESAYAKKNALSPAHSQASLQAPIMVEASMPSAQAPVPMVCTPIVDKKEDFVLSPMVGTFYHAPSPGAEPYVKAGDTLKKGQIVGIVEAMKIMNEIEVEYPCKVVSVEVGDAQPVEYGTKLIKVEKL, encoded by the coding sequence ATGAACCTTTCTGAAATTGAAGAGTTGATCAAAGAATTTAAAGCTTCTGATTTAGGGCATTTGAAATTAAAGCAAGAGCATTTTGAACTGGTTTTGGATAAAGAATCCGCTTATGCGAAAAAAAATGCGTTAAGTCCCGCTCATTCTCAAGCTTCCCTCCAAGCTCCCATTATGGTAGAAGCGAGCATGCCAAGCGCTCAAGCCCCTGTGCCTATGGTATGCACCCCTATTGTGGATAAAAAAGAAGATTTCGTGCTTTCGCCTATGGTAGGCACTTTTTATCATGCGCCCTCCCCTGGGGCTGAGCCTTATGTCAAAGCGGGCGATACGCTTAAAAAAGGGCAAATCGTGGGCATTGTAGAAGCGATGAAAATCATGAATGAAATTGAAGTGGAATACCCTTGCAAGGTGGTTTCTGTTGAAGTGGGGGACGCTCAACCGGTAGAATACGGCACGAAACTCATCAAAGTGGAAAAGCTTTAA
- the dcd gene encoding dCTP deaminase, producing the protein MGLKADSWIKKMSLEHGMISPFCEKQVGKNVISYGLSSYGYDIRVGSEFMLFDNKNALIDPKNFDPNNATKIDASKEGFFILPANAFALAHTIEYFKMPKDTLAICLGKSTYARCGIIVNVTPFEPEFEGYITIEISNTTNLPAKVYANEGIAQVVFLQGDEVCEQSYKDRGGKYQGQVGITLPKILK; encoded by the coding sequence ATGGGATTAAAAGCGGATTCTTGGATTAAAAAAATGAGTTTAGAGCATGGCATGATTAGCCCTTTTTGCGAAAAGCAAGTCGGTAAGAATGTGATCAGCTATGGTTTGAGCAGTTATGGGTATGATATTAGAGTGGGGAGCGAGTTCATGCTTTTTGATAACAAAAACGCTTTGATTGACCCTAAAAACTTTGACCCCAACAACGCAACCAAAATTGATGCGAGTAAAGAGGGCTTTTTTATCTTGCCCGCTAACGCGTTCGCTCTAGCCCATACGATAGAGTATTTTAAAATGCCTAAAGACACTTTAGCGATTTGTTTAGGCAAAAGCACTTACGCCAGGTGCGGGATCATTGTGAATGTTACGCCTTTTGAGCCGGAATTTGAAGGCTATATTACGATTGAAATTTCTAACACTACTAATCTACCGGCTAAAGTCTATGCCAATGAAGGGATTGCGCAAGTGGTGTTTTTACAAGGCGATGAAGTGTGCGAGCAAAGCTATAAAGACAGAGGCGGTAAGTATCAAGGGCAAGTGGGCATCACTTTGCCTAAAATTTTGAAATGA
- a CDS encoding SoxW family protein — MFPLSYVSKKFLSVLLLISLFLSACKSNNKDKLDENLLSSGSQSSKELNDERDNIDKKSYAGLEDVFLDNKSISPNDKYMLLVFGRNGCSYCERFKKDLKNVKELRDYIKEHFSAYYVNISYSKEHDFKVGDKDKNDEKEIKMSTEELAQIYAVQSTPTIVLSDKTGKTIYELPGYMPSTQFLAVLEFIGDGKYQDTKNDEDLTKKLKAYIKYKTNLSKSKSS; from the coding sequence ATGTTTCCACTCTCTTATGTTTCCAAGAAATTTTTAAGCGTTTTATTATTGATTTCGTTATTTTTAAGCGCTTGCAAGTCCAACAATAAAGACAAATTGGACGAAAATCTTTTAAGCTCTGGCTCTCAAAGCTCCAAAGAATTAAACGATGAGCGAGACAATATAGACAAAAAGAGTTACGCCGGTTTAGAAGATGTTTTTTTAGACAATAAGTCTATTAGCCCCAATGATAAATACATGCTTTTAGTTTTTGGGCGTAATGGTTGCTCTTATTGCGAAAGGTTTAAAAAAGATCTCAAAAATGTCAAAGAATTGCGCGACTACATTAAAGAGCATTTTAGCGCTTACTATGTCAATATCAGCTACTCCAAAGAGCATGATTTTAAAGTCGGCGATAAGGATAAAAACGATGAAAAAGAAATCAAAATGTCCACAGAAGAATTAGCGCAAATTTATGCCGTCCAATCCACCCCTACGATTGTTTTATCCGATAAAACCGGTAAAACCATCTATGAATTGCCCGGCTATATGCCCTCCACACAATTTTTAGCCGTGTTGGAATTTATCGGCGATGGGAAGTATCAAGACACAAAAAACGACGAGGATCTCACTAAAAAATTAAAGGCTTACATCAAGTATAAAACCAACCTTTCTAAAAGCAAATCCAGCTAG
- a CDS encoding 16S rRNA (uracil(1498)-N(3))-methyltransferase, with translation MRFVYHPLAKEPVLKIEGESYTHLYRSRRVKSASRLDLRNLKDGFLYTYEHAEITKKHALLRLVGTQALEVMASKKTHLILSVIEIKSIEKILPFLNQLGVSKLSLFYADFSQRNEKIDSAKLERFQKILIHSCEQCGRSALMELEAFSNTKEMLKAYPKASVLDFNGKALQTNFSAEKGVIIGPEGGFSEPERECFKEREIYRIPLDMVLKSESACVFVASIAQV, from the coding sequence ATGCGTTTTGTCTATCACCCTTTAGCCAAAGAGCCTGTTTTAAAAATAGAAGGCGAGAGTTATACGCATTTATACCGATCAAGGCGCGTCAAAAGTGCAAGTCGTTTGGATTTAAGAAATTTAAAAGACGGCTTTTTATACACCTATGAGCATGCAGAAATCACTAAAAAACACGCCCTTTTAAGGCTAGTGGGCACGCAAGCATTAGAGGTTATGGCTAGTAAAAAAACGCATTTGATTTTAAGCGTGATTGAAATCAAAAGCATTGAAAAAATTCTACCTTTTTTAAACCAGTTAGGCGTGAGCAAGTTGAGTTTATTCTATGCGGATTTTAGCCAGCGTAATGAAAAGATAGATAGCGCCAAATTAGAGCGCTTTCAAAAGATTTTGATCCATTCTTGCGAGCAATGCGGTCGCAGTGCTTTAATGGAATTGGAAGCGTTTTCAAACACCAAAGAAATGTTAAAAGCCTACCCAAAGGCGAGCGTTTTGGATTTTAATGGCAAAGCGTTACAAACAAATTTTAGCGCTGAAAAGGGCGTTATCATAGGGCCTGAAGGGGGCTTTAGCGAACCAGAAAGGGAGTGTTTTAAAGAGCGTGAAATTTATCGCATCCCGTTAGATATGGTGCTAAAATCTGAGAGTGCATGCGTGTTTGTAGCGAGTATCGCGCAAGTTTAG
- a CDS encoding acetyl-CoA carboxylase biotin carboxylase subunit, producing the protein MNKENKKVEKKELSRILIANRGEIALRAIQTIQEMGKESIAIYSIADKDAHYLNTANAKVCIGGAKSSESYLNIPAIISAAELFEADAIFPGYGFLSENQNFVEICSHHSLEFIGPSAKVMALMSDKSKAKSVMKEAGMPVIEGSEGLLKSYQEAEEIADKIGYPVIIKAAAGGGGRGMRVVEDKSKLKNLYLAAETEALSAFGDGSVYLEKFINKPKHIEVQILADKHGNVIHVGERDCSVQRRQQKLIEETPAVVLEESVRERLLETAIKAAKYISYVGAGTFEFLLDSNMKDFYFMEMNTRLQVEHTISEMVSGLNLIEWMIKIAQGEKLPKQESFSLKGHAIECRITAEDPKKFYPSPGKITEWIAPGGVNVRLDSHAHANYVVPTHYDSMIGKLIVWGENRERAIAKMKRALKEFKVEGIKTTIPFHLEMLENADFRQAKIHTKYLEENF; encoded by the coding sequence ATGAATAAAGAAAATAAAAAGGTAGAAAAAAAAGAGCTTTCACGCATTTTGATCGCTAATAGAGGCGAGATCGCTTTAAGAGCGATCCAAACCATTCAAGAAATGGGTAAAGAATCCATAGCCATTTATTCTATCGCTGACAAGGACGCCCACTACCTCAATACCGCTAACGCAAAAGTGTGTATAGGGGGGGCAAAATCCAGCGAGAGTTACTTGAATATCCCTGCGATCATCAGTGCGGCGGAATTGTTTGAAGCGGATGCGATTTTCCCTGGGTATGGGTTTTTGAGTGAAAACCAGAATTTTGTAGAGATTTGCTCGCACCATTCTTTGGAATTTATTGGTCCGAGCGCGAAAGTCATGGCTTTAATGAGCGATAAATCCAAAGCCAAAAGCGTGATGAAAGAAGCCGGCATGCCTGTGATTGAGGGCAGTGAAGGGTTGCTTAAAAGCTATCAAGAAGCTGAAGAAATCGCTGATAAAATCGGCTACCCTGTCATCATTAAAGCAGCCGCTGGTGGGGGCGGAAGGGGGATGCGCGTCGTAGAAGATAAATCCAAGCTTAAAAACCTTTATCTAGCCGCAGAAACGGAAGCTTTGAGCGCGTTTGGCGATGGGAGCGTGTATTTAGAAAAATTCATCAACAAGCCTAAACACATTGAAGTCCAAATTCTAGCCGATAAGCATGGCAATGTCATTCATGTGGGTGAAAGGGATTGCTCCGTGCAAAGACGCCAACAAAAGCTCATTGAAGAAACCCCGGCGGTGGTTTTAGAAGAGAGCGTGCGTGAGCGTTTGCTAGAAACAGCGATTAAGGCCGCTAAATACATCAGCTATGTGGGGGCGGGGACTTTTGAATTTTTACTCGATTCTAACATGAAAGATTTTTATTTCATGGAGATGAACACTCGTTTGCAAGTGGAACACACCATTAGCGAAATGGTGAGCGGGTTAAACCTCATTGAGTGGATGATTAAAATCGCTCAAGGCGAAAAATTGCCCAAGCAAGAAAGCTTTTCTCTCAAAGGGCATGCGATAGAATGCCGAATCACGGCAGAAGATCCTAAAAAGTTCTACCCAAGCCCGGGCAAAATCACCGAATGGATTGCCCCTGGTGGGGTGAATGTGCGCCTTGATTCGCATGCGCATGCCAATTATGTCGTGCCTACGCACTATGATTCTATGATTGGCAAGCTCATTGTGTGGGGTGAAAACAGAGAAAGAGCGATCGCCAAGATGAAAAGGGCTTTAAAGGAATTTAAAGTAGAAGGCATTAAAACGACCATTCCTTTCCAC
- the hemH gene encoding ferrochelatase: MNLINEKLNNLENNAAKSPKEAVVLLNMGGPNSLYEVGVFLKNMFDDPFILTIKNNFMRKMVGKMIVNSRIEKSKKIYEKLGGKSPLTPITFALTERLNELDPSRFYTYAMRYTPPYASMVLQDLALKEVESLVFFSMYPQYSSTTTLSSFNDAFSALKSLETFRPKVRVIERFYADKKLNEIILNTILSVLNNRKSQDFVLIFSVHGLPKSIVDAGDTYQQECEHHVSLLKELMQQKNTPFKEVLLSYQSKLGPMKWLEPSTEELIEKHRKSHIIIYPLAFTIDNSETLYELDMQYRLMAERLAIKEYLVCPCLNDSIEFAKFIIELVNNLKSE, translated from the coding sequence ATGAATTTGATCAATGAAAAGCTTAATAATTTAGAAAATAACGCCGCAAAATCCCCTAAAGAAGCAGTCGTTCTTTTGAATATGGGAGGGCCTAACAGCCTTTATGAAGTGGGGGTGTTTTTAAAAAACATGTTTGATGACCCCTTTATCCTTACCATTAAAAATAATTTCATGCGTAAAATGGTGGGTAAAATGATCGTCAATAGCCGCATAGAAAAATCCAAAAAAATCTATGAAAAATTAGGAGGCAAATCCCCTTTAACGCCTATCACATTCGCCCTTACAGAGCGTTTGAACGAATTGGATCCTTCTCGCTTTTACACTTATGCGATGCGTTATACCCCCCCTTATGCGTCTATGGTTTTGCAAGATTTAGCCTTAAAAGAGGTAGAAAGCTTGGTGTTTTTTTCCATGTATCCGCAATATTCTAGCACCACCACCCTTTCTAGTTTCAATGACGCTTTTAGCGCTCTCAAATCTTTAGAAACTTTCCGCCCCAAAGTGCGAGTGATAGAACGCTTTTATGCTGACAAAAAGCTTAATGAAATCATTTTAAACACGATTTTAAGTGTTCTAAACAACCGCAAAAGCCAGGATTTTGTCCTAATCTTTTCCGTCCATGGATTACCTAAAAGCATTGTTGATGCCGGCGATACTTACCAGCAAGAATGCGAACACCATGTGAGTTTGCTAAAAGAGTTAATGCAACAAAAAAATACCCCTTTTAAAGAAGTTTTACTCTCTTATCAATCCAAACTAGGGCCTATGAAATGGCTAGAGCCAAGCACTGAAGAATTGATAGAAAAGCACCGCAAATCTCATATCATCATCTATCCTTTGGCTTTCACGATTGATAATTCTGAAACGCTCTATGAATTAGACATGCAATACCGCTTGATGGCAGAGCGCTTGGCAATTAAAGAATATTTGGTTTGCCCATGCTTAAACGATTCCATAGAGTTTGCAAAATTTATCATTGAATTAGTGAACAACCTTAAAAGTGAGTGA